In a single window of the Gossypium hirsutum isolate 1008001.06 chromosome A13, Gossypium_hirsutum_v2.1, whole genome shotgun sequence genome:
- the LOC121212244 gene encoding myb-binding protein 1A-like protein, with translation MGFKKRSTKSEEEVLEGQTDLAADNTVSAPSSKKIKMIGKKDADMGDGVASSSVANSVKPMERKKKRKQVDKERQRSVLENEESQLKQPIIEPKGKDATEPVAASSSSSSPEFHISVFKDLASADSLVREAAVETIVTELQAVQKAYDRLENKDLVEGGLKLEAQKDDGLENCASSLGYAVRRLIRGVSSSRECVRQGFALGLTALVASIPSIKVDSLLKLIVNLLEVSSSMKGQEVRDCLLGRLFAYGAIARSDRLTKEWLSDKNTLLIKEFMSAIISLASKKRYLQEPSVSIILEIIEKLPAEALLDHILEAPGVPQWFEEAIDVGNPDALLLALKIHEKTSIDSKFGKLLPNPFCPSKLFSADYLSSISNCLKESTFCQPRVHSLWPVLVNILLPDTILQAEDAVSASNSLKKHKKGRKSSSSEEEIANNVQSFCDVVIERSLLLSSHDRKHLAFDVLLLLLPRLPSSFIPIVFSPKVVQCLIDILSTKDSWLYKVAQHFLNELLDWVRNDDVRRVAVIVAFQKHSNGKFDCITKTKTVKDLMAEFKTEAGCMLFVQNLINLFLDEGHASEEPSDQSQTTDENSEIGSIEDKDSIGIMGNADFLKGWVIESLPSVLKHLKLDPEAKFRVQKEILKFLSVQGLFSASLGNEVTSFELQEKFRWPKATTSTALCKMCIEQLQSLLANAQKVEEPRSLANGLEPNDLGSYFMRFFSTLRNIPSVSLFRTLSDDDKESVTKLLEMESKLYKEERNFRLSNDANKVRALRYLLILLLLQVLLRPGEFCDAASELTICCKKVFTAPDDLNLSGEDELDDDAAPELMDVLVDTLLSLLPQSSAPMRTAIEQVFRYFCGDVTDDGLMRMLRIIKKDLKPARHQEAGSEDDDDNDDDLLGIEEDEEEDEDMDEAETGETADSDEQSEDSEAVVGSEGADKDIPEDSDESDGGMDDDAMFRMDTYLAQIFKEKKNQAGGETAQSQLVLFKLRVLSLLEIYLHENRGKPQVLTVFSNLAQAFVNPHTTEGSEQLGQRIWGILQRKVFKEKKLPKDESIPLSTLESLLEKNLKLASKPFKRKKSASSLSKKKLTASLTRYKMIVSLAQNSIYWILKIIEARNLSDSELQGVFDLLQAVLEGYFDSKKSQIKSGVLKEIFRRNPRISRQLFGFLLENCGNAKSDFRRVEALDLVIEVLKSQVPMNSNESKRDASKKFLKSHLQSLGHLIETLVTKMPEKKSRKTEVHKCCDKIFQMITTLDLTKAFLKCLEPGTLSACESQLGPVFLKLKKLK, from the exons ATGGGTTTTAAGAAAAGAAGCACTAAATCTGAGGAAGAAGTTCTTGAGGGTCAAACTGATTTAGCTGCGGATAATACGGTTTCGGCTCCTTCCAGTAAGAAAATTAAGATGATTGGCAAAAAAGATGCAGACATGGGAGATGGGGTTGCTTCCTCTTCTGTTGCTAATTCCGTTAAACCAatggagagaaaaaagaagagaaaacagGTAGACAAGGAGAGGCAGCGAtcggttttagaaaatgaggaatCTCAGCTGAAACAACCGATTATTGAACCGAAAGGAAAGGATGCCACAGAGCCTGTGGCAGCTTCGTCTAGTAGTAGTTCGCCTGAGTTCCATATCAGTGTTTTTAAGGACTTAGCCTCGGCAGATTCTTTGGTGAGAGAAGCAGCAGTGGAAACAATAGTGACTGAGTTGCAGGCGGTGCAGAAGGCATATGATAGGCTTGAGAATAAGGACTTGGTTGAGGGTGGTTTGAAACTGGAAGCTCAAAAGGATGATGGCTTGGAGAACTGTGCATCCTCTTTGGGATATGCCGTGCGGAGGTTGATACGCGGTGTTTCTTCATCAAGAGAG TGTGTTAGACAGGGTTTTGCGTTGGGTTTGACTGCTTTGGTTGCCTCAATTCCCAGCATTAAAGTGGACTCCTTGTTGAAACTTATAGTTAATTTGTTGGAGGTCTCATCATCTATGAAGGGTCAG GAAGTAAGGGATTGCCTCCTGGGTCGCTTGTTTGCTTATGGTGCTATTGCCCGATCTGACAGACTCACTAAAGAGTGGTTGTCCGATAAAAATACTCTTCTTATCAAGGAATTTATGAGTGCTATTATCTCCCTTGCTTCCAAAAAAAGATATTTGCAGGAGCCATCGGTTTCCatcattttagaaattattgaaaaG CTGCCTGCTGAAGCATTGTTGGATCATATTCTTGAAGCTCCTGGAGTTCCTCAGTGGTTTGAAGAAGCCATTGATGTTGGGAATCCTGATGCCTTGCTGTTAGCtttaaaaattcatgaaaaaacaTCCATTGACAGCAAATTCGGCAAACTTTTGCCAAATCCATTCTGCCCAAGCAAACTTTTCTCTGCTGATTATTTATCCTCAATTAGTAACTGCTTGAAG GAATCCACATTTTGTCAACCCCGGGTTCATAGTTTGTGGCCTGTTCTGGTAAATATTCTCCTACCTGATACCATTTTGCAGGCCGAAGATGCGGTATCTGCTTCTAATTCCTTAAAAAAGCACAAAAAGGGTCGCAAGTCTAGCTCTTCAGAAGAAGAAATTGCAAATAACGTCCAGTCTTTCTGTGATGTTGTTATTGAAAGATCCTTGCTCCTGTCATCTCATGATCGTAAACACTTAGCATTTGATGTTCTGCTTCTTCTCCTGCCAAGATTACCGTCTTCTTTTATACCTATTGTTTTCTCACCCAAAGTTGTTCAGTGCTTGATAGATATACTTTCCACAAAAGATTCATGGCTGTATAAAGTTGCACAGCATTTTCTTAATGAATTATTAGACTGGGTTAGGAATGATGATGTCAGGCGAGTAGCTGTTATTGTTGCCTTTCAGAAGCACAGCAATGGAAAGTTTGATTGCATTACAAAGACAAAAACAGTGAAAGATTTGATGGCAGAGTTCAAAACAGAAGCTGGTTGCATGCTGTTTGTTCAGAACTTGATTAACTTGTTTCTGGATGAAGGTCATGCTTCCGAGGAACCTTCTGATCAGAGTCAAACAACTGATGAAAATTCTGAGATAGGCTCAATCGAGGACAAGGATTCTATCGGAATTATGGGGAATGCTGATTTTCTGAAAGGCTGGGTCATAGAATCACTTCCTAGTGTTCTGAAACATTTAAAGTTGGACCCTGAAGCAAAATTCCGAGTGCAAAAGGAAATATTGAAGTTTCTATCAGTTCAAGGTCTATTCTCTGCATCTCTTGGTAATGAAGTTACTTCATTTGAATTACAGGAGAAATTTAGATGGCCAAAAGCAACCACCTCGACTGCTCTTTGCAAAATGTGCATAGAACAACTCCAATCTCTGCTAGCAAATGCTCAAAAGGTTGAGGAGCCCCGATCTTTGGCTAATGGACTTGAGCCTAATGACCTTGGTTCCTACTTCATGCGGTTTTTCAGCACATTACGTAACATTCCTTCGGTTTCTCTATTTCGAACTTTGAGTGATGATGACAAAGAGTCAGTCACAAAATTGCTAGAAATGGAGAGTAAACTTTATAAAGAG GAAAGGAACTTTAGGCTCAGCAATGATGCAAATAAAGTGCGTGCATTGAGGTATTTGCTCATCCTATTGCTACTCCAAGTACTCCTCCGGCCTGGGGAATTCTGCGATGCAGCCTCTGAGCTTACAATATGTTGTAAGAAAGTTTTTACAGCTCCTGATGATCTCAACTTATCTGGAGAAGACGAGTTGGATGATGATGCAGCACCAGAATTAATGGATGTTCTTGTGGATACTTTACTTTCCTTGCTGCCTCAGTCGTCAGCCCCTATGCGGACTGCTATTGAGCAG GTTTTTAGATATTTCTGTGGCGATGTTACTGATGACGGGCTGATGCGGATGTTGCGGATAATTAAGAAAGACCTAAAACCTGCTAGACATCAGGAAGCAGGCAGTGAAGATGACGACGACAATGATGATGACCTTCTCGGTATTGAAGaagatgaggaagaagatgaggaTATGGATGAAGCTGAGACTGGTGAAACAGCTGACAGTGACGAACAATCTGAAGACTCTGAGGCAGTAGTTGGCAGCGAGGGGGCTGATAAAGATATTCCTGAAGATTCTGACGAGTCTGATGGAGGAATGGATGATGATGCTATGTTCCGCATGGACACTTATCTTGCTCAGATCTTTAAAGAGAAAAAGAATCAGGCAGGTGGCGAAACTGCTCAGTCCCAGCTCGTCCTGTTCAAGCTCCGAGTTCTTTCACTTCTGGAAATTTATTTGCATGAAAATCGAG GTAAGCCCCAAGTCTTGACAGTATTCTCGAACTTGGCTCAAGCATTTGTCAATCCACATACCACAGAAGGCAGTGAACAACTCGGACAACGTATATGGGGAATTCTTCAAAGGAAGGTATTCAAAGAAAAGAAGTTACCCAAGGATGAATCCATACCGCTGTCTACTCTTGAATCTCTATTGGAGAAAAACCTTAAGTTGGCATcaaaaccattcaagagaaagaaATCTGCAAGCAGCCTATCAAAGAAGAAGCTGACGGCCTCTTTGACCAGATATAAAATGATTGTTTCGCTTGCTCAGAATTCAATATATTGGATATTGAAGATCATTGAAGCAAGAAATCTCTCAGATTCTGAATTACAGGGAGTCTTTGATCTCTTACAGGCTGTTCTGGAGGGGTATTTTGACAGTAAAAAGTCCCAAATAAAATCTGGGGTTTTGAAAGAAATATTTAGAAGAAATCCTAGAATCAGTCGTCAACTCTTCGGCTTCTTGTTAGAAAACTGTGGCAATGCAAAATCAGACTTTCGACGGGTTGAGGCTCTCGATTTGGTGATTGAAGTATTGAAGTCACAGGTCCCCATGAACTCTAATGAAAGCAAGCGAGATGCGTCGAAGAAATTTTTGAAAAGCCACCTGCAGAGTCTTGGTCATCTTATAGAGACCTTGGTGACAAAGATGCCCGAAAAGAAGTCTCGAAAAACCGAAGTGCATAAATGCTGCGATAAGATCTTCCAAATGATAACAACACTAGACCTAACCAAGGCTTTTTTGAAATGTTTGGAACCCGGCACTCTCTCTGCTTGTGAATCCCAACTCGGTCCCGTTTTTCTCAAGTTGAAGAAGCTCAAATGA
- the LOC107894181 gene encoding transcription factor GTE7, which yields MASAVLANRSDSNWPPQPKGSVAKFMGKVPFTATKPNPNPKFNKKRQFHHHLAPPDDVVGHVVDDSPAVTQSAASDDASSINPKLNDFSSGAYVSFRISSYSRKELIDLKNQLVAELEQIRELRNRIESNDFHVRSSSNKKSLPKKNISGNKRPLPSNFSKEFKRLNPQENGKASTAHLMKSCSQILTKLMKNKHGYIFNSPVDVIGMGLHDYYDIIKNPMDLGTVKSRMSKNFYGSPLEFAADVRLTFNNAMLYNPKGHEVYVLAEQFLAKFEELFRPLSLKLEEQDEPPERGYYEEELQASSWDHGEADRLKKDRERDSERIIVDRDDSGNFVSRSDRIDRIGGVSGFVSNPNVPPPQMHLQAPARVPSPVRPPPVKSLKQPKPKAKDPNKREMSMEEKQKLGIGLQSLPQEKMDNVVQIIRKRNGHLRQDGDEIELDIEAMDTETLWELDRFVTNYKKMVSKIKRQALMANNAVSNDSHREEATVEKIEVPMEMKKPKKGDAGEEDVDIGDEMPMSSFPPVEIEKDNDRASSSSSSSSSSSSDSSSSSDSDSGSSSGSDSDADDARS from the exons ATGGCATCTGCCGTGTTAGCGAATCGGAGCGATTCAAATTGGCCACCGCAGCCGAAAGGCAGTGTTGCTAAATTCATGGGCAAGGTTCCCTTCACAGCAACGAAaccaaaccctaaccctaaattcAACAAGAAACGTCAATTCCACCATCATTTGGCGCCACCTGATGATGTAGTCGGCCATGTCGTGGATGATTCTCCCGCCGTGACCCAATCCGCAGCTTCTGATGATGCGTCGTCGATAAATCCGAAGCTGAATGATTTCAGCTCGGGCGCTTACGTCAGCTTTCGCATCAGCTCTTATTCAAGGAAGGAGTTGATTGATCTGAAAAATCAGTTGGTTGCCGAGTTGGAGCAGATTCGTGAATTGAGGAATCGGATCGAGTCGAATGATTTTCACGTTAGATCCAGCTCAAACAAGAAATCGTTGCCCAAGAAAAACATTTCCGGCAACAAACGGCCTTTACCGTCGAATTTCAGCAAAGAATTTAAGAGATTGAACCCTCAAGAGAACGGAAAAGCTTCCACGGCTCATTTGATGAAAAGCTGTTCCCAAATCTTGACCAAATTGATGAAAAACAAGCACGGCTACATCTTCAATTCGCCTGTGGATGTTATTGGAATGGGTCTTCATGACTATTACGACATAATCAAGAACCCGATGGATCTGGGCACTGTGAAATCGAGGATGTCGAAGAATTTCTACGGGTCTCCCTTGGAATTTGCGGCGGATGTAAGGCTCACTTTTAATAACGCCATGTTGTATAACCCTAAGGGGCATGAGGTTTATGTGTTGGCCGAGCAATTTCTTGCAAAATTCGAGGAACTGTTCCGGCCGTTGAGCTTGAAACTGGAGGAGCAAGATGAGCCTCCCGAAAGGGGTTATTACGAGGAAGAGTTGCAGGCGAGTTCTTGGGATCACGGTGAAGCTGATAGGTTGAAGAAAGATAGGGAAAGAGATAGTGAGAGGATAATTGTCGATAGGGATGATTCGGGTAATTTTGTGTCGAGATCTGATAGAATTGATAGAATTGGAGGGGTATCGGGCTTTGTTTCGAACCCGAATGTACCACCACCACAGATGCACTTGCAGGCGCCGGCAAGGGTGCCTTCACCTGTAAGGCCACCACCTGTGAAGTCATTGAAGCAGCCGAAGCCAAAGGCTAAGGATCCGAACAAGAGGGAAATGAGTATGGAAGAGAAGCAAAAGTTGGGGATTGGATTGCAGAGCTTACCTCAAGAGAAGATGGATAATGTGGTTCAGATTATAAGGAAAAGGAATGGGCATTTGAGGCAAGATGGGGATGAGATCGAACTCGACATTGAGGCAATGGATACCGAGACGTTGTGGGAGTTAGATCGGTTTGTCACTAATTACAAGAAGATGGTCAGCAAGATAAAGCGGCAAGCATTGATGGCGAACAACGCCGTATCCAATGACAGCCATAGG GAAGAGGCAACCGTGGAGAAGATTGAGGTTCCAATGGAGATGAAGAAACCGAAAAAAGGCGATGCTGGAGAGGAAGATGTAGATATTGGGGACGAAATGCCGATGAGCAGTTTCCCACCCGTGGAGATTGAGAAGGATAACGATCGAGCTAGTAGCAGCTCTAGCAGCTCCAGTAGTTCAAGCAGCGATTCTTCGTCTTCGAGTG ATTCAGATTCTGGGAGCTCATCCGGAAGTGATTCCGATGCAGACGATGCGCGGTCTTGA
- the LOC107894179 gene encoding uncharacterized protein, which yields MDSVEEEVPSGEGEMEELVRPSSTNVPASVNEHPPSHFAGMVRQKAYVFDGFGNYFNKEWDLGEGEGKEFCWYHVELPKVRQKCSQSAQHPIDVLCPPLKLQDILSLASNGPFCGHVDGALVFRVNSPGPISSSFTFRLAARITEKSVITVSLGRVPRLGFSPVGQSLLSEIPSVENPSNYKRGSTKRSGIVIKEHVLEFLLTMNHSEEADNPVPKSISNLVVHVIDTHVDHLEDVVTKLEMELETVELELDRGGFALKKEMLDDRRFPKMHLNLQRLLQVIAHGEQVFPRVKEKRLSKSWFLSKDINSLDELIGRLRRLKENVGFLANRVTAIQAGLDSWQSEQINKKLYYLSFLSIVFLPLSVITGVFGMNVGGVPWTMQNNPEVKDGFFKVMVLCVAMLLLVLLCFLFPILYSHVMAWYKKRFLRRTWSHNRRSCRRTIGIQERSCCPRID from the exons ATGGATTCAGTTGAGGAAGAAGTACCATCCGGAGAAGGAGAGATGGAGGAATTGGTTAGACCGTCCTCCACAAATGTCCCCGCTTCGGTAAATGAACACCCGCCGTCACATTTCGCCGGTATGGTGAGGCAAAAAGCATATGTTTTCGACGGTTTCGGGAATTACTTCAATAAGGAATGGGATCTTGGTGAAGGTGAAGGGAAGGAGTTTTGTTGGTACCATGTAGAACTTCCAAAAGTGAGACAAAAATGTTCTCAATCTGCCCAACACCCTATAGATGTCCTTTGTCCACCTTTAAAGCTCCAAGACATTCTCTCACTCGCTAGCAATGGGCCGTTTTGCGGACATGTGGATGGAGCACTCGTCTTTCGGGTCAATTCACCTGGCCCTATCTCCAGTAGCTTTACGTTTAGACTAGCTGCAAGGATTACCGAGAAATCGGTGATTACCGTGTCTTTGGGACGTGTTCCTCGATTAGGTTTCTCGCCGGTCGGTCAATCACTTCTCTCAGAGATCCCTAGTGTCGAAAATCCGTCGAATTACAAAAGAGGAAGTACTAAACGGAGCGGGATTGTTATTAAAGAACATGTTCTGGAGTTTTTATTAACAATGAACCACTCGGAGGAGGCCGATAATCCGGTTCCCAAATCAATCTCAAACCTTGTAGTTCACGTCATCGACACCCACGTCGATCACCTTGAAGATGTCGTTACTAAACTCGAAATGGAGTTGGAAACTGTGGAGCTTGAGTTGGATAGAG GTGGATTTGCTTTAAAGAAAGAGATGCTAGACGATAGGCGATTCCCCAAAATGCATCTAAATTTGCAACGCCTCCTTCAG GTGATTGCACATGGAGAGCAAGTATTTCCCCGAGTGAAGGAAAAACGTTTATCTAAATCATGGTTTCTTAGTAAAGACATAAACTCGCTTGACGAGTTGATCGGAAGGTTGAGGAGGTTGAAAGAGAACGTAGGGTTTCTAGCGAATCGGGTTACCGCAATTCAGGCGGGTTTGGACAGTTGGCAGTCGGAGCAAATAAACAAAAAGCTCTATTACCTCTCTTTCCTTTCTATAGTATTCCTTCCTTTATCTGTCATCACCGGAG TGTTTGGAATGAATGTGGGTGGAGTTCCATGGACAATGCAAAATAACCCTGAAGTAAAAGATGGTTTCTTCAAGGTGATGGTTCTTTGTGTAGCGATGTTGCTGCTAGTGTTGCTATGCTTTCTTTTCCCGATACTCTATTCACACGTGATGGCCTGGTATAAGAAGCGTTTTCTCAGACGAACTTGGTCTCATAACCGGAGATCCTGTCGGAGAACCATTGGAATCCAAGAAAGAAGTTGTTGCCCAAGGATTGACTGA